The Mailhella massiliensis DNA segment ATGCCGCGCCCCGGAGAATGCAGGACTTTTCTTCATTTCTTGTTGAAAACGACGGCATGCGGGGGGCCGCTTCCGCAACATGCCGTCTTTTGTCGTTTTCCGCCTGCGGAAAAGAGCGACGGGGTGCGTAAGAATGCGTCTGTCTCTGCGATACATCCGTGGAAACGGAGGGGGATTCTTGCGGAACTTTCTTCACAGGGGATTGTCATTTTTAGGAAAATTCATTATTGCTTCACGTTAGAGGGAAGAAGCCCTGCCGAAGATTTTACATCGCAGGTACAGATATGATACATTTTCTTTCAGCCATTTTTGAAGAAATGGATGAAATGGTCTATATTTCAGATATGGAAAGCCATGAGCTTGTCTATATGAATAAACAGCTCAGGGAATCGCTGGGCTATTTTTATGAAAATGAATATGCTCACAAAAAGTGTTATGAAGTTCTGCAGGGGTGCGACAGGCCCTGCGATTTTTGCAATAATTCATGTCTTCATGAAAAGAAATTCATCTCATGGGTTCATAAGAACCCTGTCATGAATAAAAATTTTTTAATAAAAGATTCAAAGTTTATTTATGATAATAGAAGCTATAGAATTGAAATAGCTGTTGATGTTGACGACGATACCATTTCCCAAAAAAGCTATATGTATATGAAAAATGAAGTCGTTCTTCATGAATGCCTTCAGCAGATAGTATCTACCATGAATCCCGATGAATCGCTGGAAGCGATTCTGGCCTATATAGGAAAGACGTTCCGTTGCGACAGGGCCTACATCTTTGAGATTCAGGATTCCAAGGCCACCAACACCTATGAATGGTGCGAGCAGGGCGTGCAGCCGCAGAAGGACATTCTGCGCAACATGCATGTTTCCTCGCTGCAGTGGTGGCTGGATATTTTCGAGGAAAAGAAGGTGGTCGTCATCAAGGATATCGAAGACATCCGCACCACCTACCCCACGTCGTACGCCATTTTGAAGCCGCAGAACGTGTACACCCTGACGGCGGGCCCCCTGCGTATGGAGGACCGCATCGTCGGCTTCATCGGCGTGGACAATCCCGACAGGAGCAAGCTCTCTCTCATAGGTTCCCTGTTTCAGGTGCTCGGCTACTTCCTGGTTTCGCTGCTGCGGCGGCGCGACCTGCTGAAGCGCCTGAGCGCCATGAGCTTCCGCGATACGCTCACCGGCGCCTTCAACCGCAACGCGCTGTTCGAGCTGTACGGCAGGCCGTGGAAGGGGCGTTCTCTGGGCGTGGTCTTCTGCGACATCACGGGGCTCAAGCAGGTCAACGACGTCATGGGCCACAAGAAGGGCGACGAGCTCATCCGCCGCTGTTACGAAATCATACATGGCGCGCTGCGCATTCCCGATATCTTCCGCAGCGGCGGGGATGAATTCGTCGCCGTATTTCAGGATGTGGGGGAGAAGGAGTTCCTGAAGAAGGTGAACCGGCTGCGGAAGCACATCCGGGAGGACAAGCATCACATTGCGGTGGGCTGCGCCTGGTCGGACGAGCAGCCTCTGCGCCTGGAAGAGCTCATTTCCCAGGCCGACAAGGTCATGTATCACGACAAGCGGGACTACTACTCCCACAACCGCCGCATTCCGGGGGTGGAGCGCAGAAACCGGAGCAGCGCGGAAGCGAACAATTCGGACAGTCTGTTCTATCAGTTCGTGAGCTCCACCTACTGCGACATTGAAATGTTCTTCAACTCCATCGCCATGCAGAATACGACAAGCTATTTCTACTTCGGCGACATGCAGAAGGACATGTTCTATATTTCCGACAACATGCGCGACGAATTCGGCTTCTGCGGCAACATCGTGCCGGGCCTTCTTCAGGACTGGGCCAAGAGAATAGCCACCACGCGGGAAAAGGAGCTGTACCGGCAGGAGCTCGATTCCATGCTGAAGGAGAAGCGCAGGTTCCACGATCTGCGCTACCGTGTGCGTACGGTCGACGGCAGAACCATCTGGATACGCTGCTACGGAATCATGAAGTGGAGCGATGACGGCAGCGTTCCGCTCTTTTTCTCCGGCCGCGTGACCCATCAGGACGAGAACTTCGTGGTGGACCCCATTTCCAACTTCCCCCGCGAAGGGCTCATATTCCGTGTGCTGGACGAGGCCCGCAAGCGGGGGGCTTCCGTATCCGCCATAGGCTTCAGCCTCAATCACTTCATGGAGATCAACAGCATCCGCGGCCGCGCCCGGGGCGACAACCTCATCCGCAGCATAGCCATGGAACTGGTGGAGGAACTTTCCGACAAGCTCACCTTCTACCGGC contains these protein-coding regions:
- a CDS encoding EAL domain-containing protein; its protein translation is MYMKNEVVLHECLQQIVSTMNPDESLEAILAYIGKTFRCDRAYIFEIQDSKATNTYEWCEQGVQPQKDILRNMHVSSLQWWLDIFEEKKVVVIKDIEDIRTTYPTSYAILKPQNVYTLTAGPLRMEDRIVGFIGVDNPDRSKLSLIGSLFQVLGYFLVSLLRRRDLLKRLSAMSFRDTLTGAFNRNALFELYGRPWKGRSLGVVFCDITGLKQVNDVMGHKKGDELIRRCYEIIHGALRIPDIFRSGGDEFVAVFQDVGEKEFLKKVNRLRKHIREDKHHIAVGCAWSDEQPLRLEELISQADKVMYHDKRDYYSHNRRIPGVERRNRSSAEANNSDSLFYQFVSSTYCDIEMFFNSIAMQNTTSYFYFGDMQKDMFYISDNMRDEFGFCGNIVPGLLQDWAKRIATTREKELYRQELDSMLKEKRRFHDLRYRVRTVDGRTIWIRCYGIMKWSDDGSVPLFFSGRVTHQDENFVVDPISNFPREGLIFRVLDEARKRGASVSAIGFSLNHFMEINSIRGRARGDNLIRSIAMELVEELSDKLTFYRLEGMRFIAVVDNLCRDDKKELMERIRTIVAGRYGVFGVPIQHPCSFALLEYRGRDVMPEDFLEQAVSLIRIAKHEVVQNYVEYSEDNIEKSKRLSNMAFALSSDVLHCMKNFRVVVQPIVSSTDGKMVGGETLLRWRFEGEDVSPAVFIPLLEKNNMIHAVGRWVFEQTVCTCLRVQSYCSNFYLSFNVSLQQMSDTFLPYVMTQTLAKYSLDGSLLVAEVTESCMDADAENLRRFAEICGEKGIRIALDDFGSGYSSFRMLLQYPTDIIKIDRSLLGEMTESSEKMNFISSIVYACHRFGRQVCMEGVETKEQDKLIKESGCDMIQGYYYHQPLELEELYRLLALESPQLQAEG